The following coding sequences are from one bacterium BMS3Abin11 window:
- the gltA_1 gene encoding glutamate synthase [NADPH] large chain, with product MHKTVIANWPDLEILKPTYALVADVDLVVIRLEEENEVSVLYGRCAHRGALMADGHIEGGNLVCGVHNWDYCYKSGVSSYNSSERLQRFNAWVEDGKVWVDEDEIEAWAVDNPQPYDRDTYQGLYKDIHGGPEEPHTQYIQHLAEHGLSKVGHHGRVSAMGVPRDELPRWEQIQLVTAQLHKVPLLDEDAVGTEVIIGPNAARPLLLERPLFVSDMSFGALSEEAKVSLAMGAELAGTGICSGEGGMLPEEQGANSRYLYELASARFGYSMDRIKKCQAFHFKCGQGAKTGTGGHLPGNKVKGKIARVRGLDEGEAAISPPRFPDWDNIDEYRRFADEVREATGGIPIGVKLSAQHIERDIEAALQIGVDYIILDGRGGGTGAAPLIFRDNISVPTIPALARARRYLDKKGRNDVTLVITGGLRLPADFIKAMALGADAIAVSNSAIQAIGCLGMRACHTNNCPVGIATQKPHLRQRLKIEKGAEQLNNFFRASTELMQVMARACGHDHLNKFCIDDLTAWDREMTHLTGIAYGGLSLDLH from the coding sequence ATGCACAAAACCGTTATTGCTAACTGGCCTGACCTGGAAATATTGAAACCCACCTACGCCCTTGTCGCGGATGTCGATCTCGTCGTGATTCGTTTAGAGGAAGAAAACGAGGTCTCAGTACTCTATGGCCGTTGCGCTCACCGCGGTGCCCTGATGGCGGACGGACATATCGAAGGAGGGAATCTGGTTTGCGGTGTGCACAACTGGGACTACTGCTACAAATCGGGGGTGAGTTCCTACAATTCTTCGGAACGGTTGCAGCGTTTCAATGCCTGGGTGGAGGACGGCAAGGTATGGGTCGATGAAGATGAGATCGAGGCCTGGGCCGTGGACAACCCCCAACCCTATGATCGAGACACCTACCAGGGTTTGTACAAGGATATCCACGGCGGACCGGAAGAGCCGCACACCCAGTACATCCAGCACCTGGCGGAACATGGCCTGTCGAAGGTGGGGCACCATGGGCGGGTTAGCGCGATGGGCGTTCCGCGGGATGAGTTACCCAGGTGGGAGCAGATTCAGCTAGTGACGGCCCAGCTACACAAAGTCCCCCTGCTGGATGAGGATGCTGTTGGTACCGAGGTCATTATCGGGCCCAACGCCGCCAGGCCATTGTTGCTGGAGCGCCCATTGTTTGTTTCGGACATGAGTTTTGGTGCCTTGTCAGAGGAGGCCAAGGTATCGCTCGCGATGGGTGCCGAGCTGGCGGGAACTGGCATCTGTTCTGGCGAGGGCGGTATGTTGCCGGAAGAGCAGGGTGCTAACTCACGCTATCTGTACGAACTGGCATCAGCCCGTTTCGGCTACTCCATGGACAGGATTAAGAAGTGCCAGGCCTTTCATTTTAAATGTGGTCAGGGCGCCAAGACGGGCACTGGTGGCCACCTGCCTGGTAACAAGGTAAAAGGCAAGATTGCCAGGGTGCGTGGGCTTGACGAAGGTGAAGCCGCTATTTCGCCGCCCCGCTTCCCGGACTGGGACAATATAGATGAGTATAGGCGCTTTGCTGATGAGGTGCGCGAAGCAACAGGCGGTATTCCCATCGGCGTCAAACTTTCCGCCCAGCACATTGAACGGGATATCGAGGCCGCCCTGCAGATCGGTGTGGACTACATCATTCTGGACGGTCGTGGCGGTGGTACCGGCGCTGCGCCGTTGATCTTCCGCGACAACATCTCGGTGCCCACTATCCCGGCCCTGGCGCGCGCGCGCCGCTATCTGGACAAAAAGGGCCGCAACGATGTGACGCTGGTGATCACCGGTGGGCTTCGTTTGCCGGCTGATTTTATCAAAGCCATGGCATTGGGTGCCGACGCCATCGCGGTTTCCAACTCGGCGATCCAGGCAATCGGTTGCCTGGGTATGCGGGCCTGCCACACCAACAACTGCCCGGTAGGTATCGCCACCCAGAAGCCCCATCTGCGCCAGCGCCTGAAGATCGAAAAAGGCGCAGAGCAACTAAACAATTTCTTCCGTGCTTCTACCGAACTGATGCAGGTGATGGCCCGGGCCTGCGGTCATGATCATCTGAATAAGTTCTGTATCGATGATCTGACTGCCTGGGATCGCGAGATGACCCACCTGACGGGCATTGCCTACGGTGGGCTGTCCCTGGACTTACACTAA